In Dermacentor andersoni chromosome 11, qqDerAnde1_hic_scaffold, whole genome shotgun sequence, the sequence ATTTATTCCTGCCTGCTACTCAATTTGGTATACCATTTCATGTTTTCacgtttatatcaactgcacGACCCCCTTTTCCTATGTACACCTGCCCCCACCCGTTTCTGCGCGCGTCagcctcctatttgttattccggttgcggttcccccctctctcttttcctttttgtccgtttttattatatattttttgaaacaccctcaccaacacattacAAAGGCCCAGACGTCAGtttacctttttcggcgcctcagccaccctcccccccccccccccccctcccgcgtaTCGctatttctgtataccgccgtaacgacacctacttTGAGCTACtggtcccttgaaagaccatgccgctgccttccagttggCCTAtacattgcaccccagactccttgtcgccatcttaactacttcaaaattactcgacgcatcGCTGGTATGCTactaaagtcactctttcaactcggGTTTCTTATGTTACTCGTGCACTGACCGCATGACCGgttcttctaaagccacaaaaacatgccgccaacgacgcccctgaatgctccctaacctctcgcttccacAACGCCTTCGCatgccccccttctttttttctctccttttctttcttttcttttctctccgccTTCCCCCTCTCCTGCTTTTGTCCCCTCGccttgggaaccacgctcacagacaTCAGGCGACAGCACTCATTATCTCTGAATCCTCCCCCTTGttaaccaaccgccaccgacaactgcacgtgacgtcactgcactaaccctttaaaactaacatgccgaggatgacaaggccgcctATGACGAAGATAATTCGTTCTATGGaaagttggccagcctttctgaggcaccttatccctgttcatAAACTTTAGAACTAGATTACCAAGCacggtgtcgcgcgcgcacaagcaaacatgaaaacatctGACTCGATGATCGCAGAAACTCGGTGTCGACGTTGGCGTgacgaaacgcggcagcagcagcgagcgaagtgtcATTCGTACTGTCTATCGCTTCATCGCCGCGTGAGCGCCGACAACACGCAGCGCGCAAAAGCTACGAGCCTCCGACGCAGCTACAATCTGCCCCCAGCGCAGATTGCTCTCAAGTTATGGCCGTGTCACctcgcgcagccgccacatgcacacttgcagccggagaagaacgccgcaccccccccccccctctactccTTTCTCCCACCCCGGCGCCTCGGAACATTCGGTGCctcgcgcacgacggaagactACACgcatcctccccgctttcctcgcttTCACGCGGGCGAGATAGAGCCGTGACGGTGGCTCCACTCGCGCGCCTTCACTCACAGACGGCCAAGGGGGCGCGGGAACGGTGTTATTGTCCTTGTACTTTACACGGAACCTCGCGGTGACGGCGACACCCACACcaacggcggaaatgcgcttggagtgtccatatcgtTCCTATCGCATTAACGTAGAAGCAAGAAATTTGCAAATTTGTAACTCTAAACCAAAGAGAGACCGAATTCCTGTAAGGGTCGTCGGTCAGAGTACCTAAAGCGGGCGAATTcgatatatgaatttacagctttCGTAACATTGTTCCAACCTTTACGAGACTTTTGTAAAGGTCCTACTCAGACACTGGTGGTATATTTTAGCGCGATGTATGTTACATCAGTTCTTTTCGCCCCAGATATGTCATTCAGTACAGTTTACGGAAtagtgatatcgtttttcattctcGAGTTAGATGGTCTTATACTTCATACTTGTTCATACTTGTCTTGTTTTTCAATTTTCGAATTTCAAACATTTTTGGTTAAGACTGCTGACGTCATAATTAACAAAACTCGCTTCCTGCGGTCGCTTTAGACTAActgtttattttaaatgcaacaaatttcatcaaattcggtgcagtgttTGCAGAGAAAAAAGTTATCCGTCCCCGTGTATTCCGATAAGAGattccgagctaaagcttcatcgTAAGAGCGTTTGAAGGCTAGACTTCTGTTACAAGACGCAGAGAGCTGAAGGGCAGGGAGAAGGATGCGTTTTAAAAAGGATGGGCGAAGAATTCACTCCTGTCTTCACTTCAACAGAGCTGCTCACAGGTACAGTAAAACATTCGTAGTCCACTTTGGGAGTGGGATGTATATATCCCCTGCTGGCCTATGGTACCACTCTACCCGACTAAAAGATTGAGAGGAAAGCTCAAAAAATGCAATTTGTTACATTTTTTGCGCGTAGAATGCGACCTTATTTTATGAGCAGGCAGTTGACCAATAAGCCTtggtatgctacctgaaggcatcaaaccTGCCGGATTTGAGACGCTCGCTATGAAATGAAGGACGATGAGGGGAATATAGAGACCCCTGAGAACATACGAAccgacaaccttcgcattacgcgagtTCCCGTAAACCATTGCAGATGACTACTGTGACGTTGCCTGTGTGCATTAACCGTTTAAAAGGCACATTATGTCCACAACGCGGAGATTTTCACCTCACAAACTACTCCTGCTACACGTAGAAAAAAAGACTTTCTTtcacttctttcttgtttttgtggAGAAAACTTTACCTCGTATCCCAAGCTGCGTACGAACCAGTCACCCCCGAGAAACGGGGACGCCATGTCCACGTCACCGTGATAAACGAGGCCTCTGAGACGCCCAGATTCGGCCAGTTGTTGCACCACTTCACGCATAGTCAGGTACTGCTGGGTGTAGTTTAGGGTTTCACTGTAAGGCAGCACGAAGCAAGGGGGTCGTTCTGAGAACATATCCGTACGCACTTGCTATAGGCACACATTTCTTCTCAAACTTATAGCTCATGCTGTgccaagaaaaaaacacaaacatTTTAAGAAACcaatgagagaaaccctatatTATTGATGGAGCagttcatttcattttttattgctgGTGATGGCTACATGGCAGATGGCGTACTTTTTTGGCGTAAGATTGCAGGCTCAATTAATGGCATAGCGGCCGCGTCCGTGAAACTAAGGTGATAAACCTCCACTTACTGAAGCTTATGTTCGTCACTAATCAACGTTTAGGTGTACGCTGTATGGTGCAGCACCGAATCAAATAATTTAGCCTTTGGTCCACAACAATAAGACATTCATATCGGTACTTCTTGTCATACCTAATCGCGCGGCTGTTACTCTTTGATAGGGTCTTTAAGGACATTAGGCTCAGGCGCATCCTGTTTGCCAAGCCTTTACATACTTCATCGCGTGTTATCTATCACTGATGCCCAAGTGCCAAGCTGACGTTTCAAAATCATGCGTTCACTGCCTCGTTACGAAAACCACGACCAAATGACAGCATGTCTATCTCAATATCCGTCGTCCGCAACTCGGATATTTATTTACTGCCATCTATGGGATATAATTAATGTGCAGTACCATTCTTCTCCCTGTAAGACGCAAATGCATTGGAGGTTTTTCGAATGCATCAATACGAAACTGTTAACAAAGAATCCAAGAAGAACAATATGCAAGCATTGTTGGAAAGTTGCATCTGTACTATACCATTTTAATTCCTTGTCCTGGATTATCAAAGTGCGGAGCATAGACTATAGAACCTTCTACAAGCACAATGTCACTTCATCCGATGCCTTCCTTAATTCGGCAGCTTGCCTcgaagaatgatgtcagcaaatATCTAAAGGCCACAAAAATTGTACGAGAATTTTAACTCAAATTTAATTCCCGTATGCCTGAACTGCGCTGTATAGAGACCTGTTTTACTGTATTGCAGAAACAAAACAGTTTTTGTAGGATTTGCCTGTTGCCCTATAGAATTCACGACCGTCACTCCCGCCCAAAAATGAGTATATTCTTCGCATTATCATCAAATCGAATAGAATTTGTATAACGTATGTTAGAACCTGTTTAAAAGTGTGCAAGCAAATGTAGTACATTTTCTTCTAAACGACGTTCCTCCTGGCGGAAGCTCCGTTAAATTTTCTTGAATATCGTTTATCGGACTGACTTCTCCTCAGATCTTGCGATTCGCGTCATGGGTGTGCCACGTGACACAGTGACAGTGCTGGCGCCTCCGCCCTCTACATGACTGCGAACCCTCAAAATGGACTCACCTGCACGGCAGCCACATATGGGGAGATTGTTCAACGTGCAAAGCTTCGACGACGTCACGTCTATTGAAGTACAGCTGCAAGTTGTCCGTGTTCTGGCAATTCAGGATCCCGAATGGGTCCTAGAAAAGACCGACTGACCAGAGTCACGTACGAGCAGGCATTTGTGAATCGAAAGCGGAATTGTTAAAGTGGTACTCACACTGGCTGGTTCATGACTGGAGTAATAGCGAAAAcagagttaagaggaagctttacctcgatCGCAACTCCAATTTCCTTATTGAATTACTCATGAAACGCAGAAACACATTTGTGAAACAACCGCTGGAATTATCTGAGTGAAGCTTGTTCCATTCGAGAGAAGATTCTTAAATTCTGGCAACTCCGAAAGCAGAAATATGACTTAAGATATATCGTATCATACAAAAATTGCCGAAATTCCGCAAGTTAAAAAAAACTTGAAAGACGAGGTTCACAAATCCGTGATTCTTCTCCAAAAACACATAACACAGTTTTCTAAAGTGCATAGCGGACAACTTGATATACGATTGTTCAGGTTACATGAAATTATTACAACGTTTACGAGAGTTTTCTATAAGTCATGCTCGCCAATTAGTGCATTATATTAGAGAGCAGTGTACATTATACCAGTATCTCCACGCCAttattattaggtgcagtttccACAATTTGTGTGCAATAATATATAGCTTAGTTACAGAGTATCAAACTTTATATTTGATCTTTTAGTGATTTTGCAATTTTCAGGCTTTCTTTTTTAGAAAAGCATGGCATAAATTGATAATTTACTTCTTGCAGTGATTAAATTTTCACTTGTTCATTTATATACGACAAGCCGAATCAAATCGGTTTAGTGGTTGCCAAAAACTATTTCTCAGTTTCCATGTTTTTTAGATAGTAGCtcccgagctaatgcttcctcttagGGACAGCCAGTGAGATGCGACAAAGATTAGCcctggcatggcatggcaagaactttatgttagtccagagaaactagggtcctagggcacaagcccccaggctaagtcggtggctccgcccacgtaggcaccggtaggccaaaggctttcccgatgtcgtgagctctccggaaggccaggagttgatcttggaggacttcgcggGATATGCGCccactccagtcctcctcactgttgagatccgaagccctttggttggggcacagccagaacatgtgatcaaatagacacggagtgtgtccacaacttttacattccgcgggaaaatcccagtcaattttgttaagcacaaaaggtgtgggataagatttagcttaaatcattcttaatgtgactgcctgagctcggttgagcttctgatgggggggaggaaaaaacctcctgccgtccctataaTGTGAGGTGAtgtcgtgaaaagtagtaagtgggtctttgtaggagccgcagtcatcctggagcagttcctgatctgatgcgcggcatgtcagatctcgcacagcagagtgagcttgctcgttaggattgcagccactggggctgaccgagtggccctgatgagccggaaactgACTAACAAACAAATCTGCATTCTTTCACGCGGTAAACACTATAGAAAGTAAGCACGAAACAATGTTGTCTGCAATCATAGTCAGTTTATAACGTTATTGTTTGTCACTGTCTTGACTCCAGATTGAGGTTGAGTGTCAAagctgctctctctctttctctctctctctctcttctacacAATACAATATCTCGTGCACATATGCTTTTCAATGAAACAGCCCTGTTTTAGGCTTATTTTAGAATTGTCTTTTAGGCTGTTAAAAAGCAGCCTTCCTAATTCTGTTCTGCGAATGTGCATTTATGTACATGCGATTTATTACACTGCTTATTGCCGTTTTGGCCTTAAAAATGTAATTACTAGCATAGATGGCCTTGAGCTATATACCCAGACGCATTGTTCGGGCTGTCCCGCGCATACTTCTTCTTTGAATAAATGTACTTCTTCCCTACAATCACGGCACCATTATTGTTGACATACCATATGCGAAAAGGGCACAATACGCGAATGTACCACGTATGCTGTAAGGTACGAGCATCTACAGCTTCAGCCGATACTTCGTTGTGACGGACTGCTCGAGTTTCACACGCTCGCATCGTCGAGTCCAGTTGAGATCTTGAGCACTACACACTCAAAAATACAGACGCATACGACACAGGTGAATACGAACCGCTCACGTGTGACTCGGGTTCCACCAGAATTCCTCATGGGAAAACGGTGCGTTTGCTCGCGAGCGACAACTATGCACGCGTCACTGAAAGTCCATCTCATTCATTAAGAGACGTTTCAAAATTCAGTTTAATTCTATTGCGTACCTTTTAAACACAATACTAATTTttatgaatgaagaaaaaaagttcGTAAAGAAGACGTACTTTCTGTTACTAAAATACAGACGGGCAATCACGGACACAACGAACGAAAAGGACCGCTGAATGACCTTAAAGGACAACACAACATGGCCGGAAAGGACAACACAGCACGACGTTCGTGTTGTTCTTTGCGGACCTCGTGTACATGTTTGCACGCCTGCCTTTGAGTAACCTCACTCCTTATCAACTGGCGAAACAATCACTCGCTCAAAAATGTATGTTCCTTAAtaaatgacagagagagagagagagagagagagaaatacacgCTTTAATAAAGAAACAATCCTGGAAAAAGCACCTGCAATCAGCCTAGCCAATGTTTTTAGAAGCGTGAGATAGCATCAGAATTCACAGCTCCTTGTCACCTCCTGTCTCACGTGGAAAAGAATGGATAAGAACTCATTGCTTATTCCTACGGCAATCGAATGCTGAATATCGTTTATCCAAAGTATATATTGAAATCATGCGACGGGAAAAGTACAACAGGGAAAGAGCAGCAGCAGGACTAGCACTGTCCTGTTGTACTTGTTTTCTTGTCCTCGTCCTATCGCGCTGCTTCAATAGACGTTCAAGATGAACCAGCTCCTCCAAATCGAGTTGTTGATATTGCTTATCCCTCAGGTGAAATGCGGTAAGCTATGGGCAGAGCGACCACGGCGTCGGTACGATCCTGACATTTAGAGCGTTGCGTTTCTATTTATACATTCGGAGACATAAGTTGTGGAATTGCGGGCTATCATTTAGATTTGCCGGATGTCAGAGCACAACCATGCTGCCAGTAGCCACGGGCGAATTGCATTGGCCACGCTTGGAGATCATAgcagataaaaataaaatgctCAGTATTCGCTAAATGGACGGATCCGCATAGCTTCTGCACCTGATTACAACCTAACTAGTTTACAATACGAAAGGATAATTTCTGAGTTGGATAAGAGCTCGCGTCATATTTTAGGGAGTCCATTATCCCCGCTCGTATATATGCAGAAAAATCCACCCTATGTGGACACGATAAGTGCAGGAATAAAGCACTCGTTCGGAAATTATTGTTCAATGGACGCATTTGCAATACGATAGCTTTTGAATACAAGGGAAGGCTGAGTACTATGCGCTGAGGGTCAATAAGCAAGAAAAACAGTTGCTGGACATAGACCATCTGAGGGAATCTTAGATCAGGCATTCAAGATCCTTTAACAACTGAAATTGTTTTCAGCTTGGTACTATAATTTCAAGTGATTCGCTTTCCGTAATCCTAACCTATAACAATTCCGAAGCTGCCCCTCGCACAACTCTACTTTCAATTCCATCGCAGTTAGGACATTCCATCGGTCTTCTTAACACCATTTATTGCGTCTAATCTCTCCCTGTGTTTTACTGTTGCTTTACGCTGTTAAGATGGAGATTTGGAGTGAAGCCAGGTCTACCTTTATAATTccaataaatgtaaaacgcagaagttAGCTAATCAGACAACCACTCTGCTAATTTGAATGATGTTTCCCACATTTGAGGGATAAAACTAAATTATACCGGCTTTTGGTAGCAGGATGCAGGCCTCAGATTTCTTACAAAGATTGCCGTAAATCAGGGAGGAATAAAAAAATGTAGCcgcaaagtttacaaatccataactctACATCAAATACACACGCCGCAGTTCTGTAAACCTTAGAGTATATCAAGGGAACAGAGGTGATATATGAATTCACAGTTGACGTGAAATGGTTGGTACATTTACGAGGGTCGAGCAAGAATCTTGCTCAAAGAAAAGTGGCATATGTCAGAGTGGTGTTTAATACAATAAttcttgtccgctttagatgtatcaTTGAGTGTAGCTCACGGAATCCTGATGTCTTTCGCTATTGAGCAGTTACAGAGTACTGAAGCCGACGCAAAAGCTTCTGTTAATCTTGCGTTTTATCGTACATTATTTAACATATGAAAACCATAAATTGAAGTTCCAGTTCCTACAGTTGCTAGATTTGTTTTTTTCATTAAGGTCCCACAAATCGCCAAAATTGGGTTCAATGCAAGCCGAGAGAAACGATTTCTCCATCCTCGTCTGTTTGGATAGGAGATTGCGAGCTAAAGCTTATGATGGCATGTTCGCAGGCACAAAATGATGGCATGTTCATGTGGCATGTTCCTGTTCAATACATAATGATGGCATGTTCAGATGCGCGCGCGCCTTACCGTACTTCGCACGCTACGCATCTTGATAAGCAGATGCTGCTTTGCGTACTGACTCATCTCCGGGTGAAGCCTCGAGAGAAGCTGCCGTGGTTGTTTGGTGGTGCCGCATGGCGCGTACAGGTTGTACACGTTCAAGCCACTCCTGAGAACGATGTCGTAGCCGGCTTTCACCTAAGAAATCCAAATAAACGTTGTAGTGCGCATGACGACGAAGCGCTctgagaggaaaagaaaaagcgcaACACCAACAGAACCCGAAAAAAAGCTGCCTCATGAACGGGATCATTTGAGGATCGTTCCCACCGACTGCTTAAATTTAAAGGTGAAAAGATGACGGAGACCGCGGGTAGCGAGCGCTGATTTGTCACTCTTGGCTTCTTTTATCCAGGTAAGCACACAATGTTTCGCATCAAAGCCTGAAATTATCCTCCAATGCGCCCTTACTGATTGATGATGAAAGCTGAAGGAGCATTTGGATGGCGTAGTCTTTCCAATTACGCACAACACcgttttttttattgctagacGCGCAGTCGCAAAGTCTTGCGTCCTAGACAAAAAATTTTGACGGACAGATCTGAAAGCGCACCGGCACACAGACAAAAAGGTTACACAAAAGCAGACAGGGCCTTTTAACCTTCTCTCTCTGCGCCGGTGTGCTGCAAGATATGTTCAATATGAACTTTATCCAACTGGCCGGACTCGCCGTattaaaaaaaagtgtttcagagGTACGCAATGCCCTGGATGTGCCACGCCATTTTTCTCCCGGCATCGTCCAGTCCCTTTTCAGCGATATTGACTTCGTTAGCGTGCATGATGAAAAAaagtggcggggagggggggagagagaaGCACGATATATGAGCAACATCTTCTTAAGCCAAAAGACAGGATCTGCGAAATAAAGTTCGATCCTGCGCGGTAGCGCCATGGCTATGGCATTCAGTAGCTCTGAGCCACGTCGCGCTTTCGCCTCCAAACCGCGGCGGCCGCGCTTCATGTAGGGCGAAATGTAGAGACGCATGTATACCTTGATTTTGGGGAGCACGTTGGGGAATCCGAGGCGGTAAAAATTACCCCAAAGCCTTCGTCCCCTATGACGTATCTGGCATTCTCCGTGTCGCTTGGGAACCTTAAAAGCCACCCCTCGAATCAATGCAAAGTTTGCGAGGTCTGATTGCCGGCTAAGACTAGGCGCTATTTCGGCATGAAGGGCACAATGAATATGCACGGATATCTGCTAATATCGCGTGGGTATTCCCGCTTTCTTGAACTTTAATTTTACTGCCGTTCTTGTTCCTATCAGGCGGGACGTCATTTACGAAACTATTTCTCTGGGTACTGCGTTTCAGTGGTGCCAATAAATAACATACAAAGAAGCATCTCCTTCAAGTTGCGGGCTCTAAAATGTCATTTACCGTCGATAAGCAAACATCACCATTTGTAAAGGAGCAAATATATACCGGATTAACGCAGGCAGGATCATGGGTGTTCCAGGCGAAGTCGCATGTCTCCTTCGAGACGGTGCCATTGCAGCAATTTGATGTCACCTCGTTCCAGAGGCTGCAGAAAAGGAGCAATGTATCGCGCTTTGCATTTGATAAAACCAAATGACAATGACCGCGAAGGATGTCTTTAAGCCCTATCCAGGGTTGCCACAATTTTTTAATCGCGTCTGTAAAGTGAGATATAAAAGTCGCGAAATTACCGCTAAATCTCTTTAGTAAATTCAAGGTAACGTAGGAGTTTTAGAACAATATTATATATGCTGGCATGGCGTAAGTATTTTGCCGAAATGCCTCACGTTTGTCTGGCGAGCGTGTTgacgtgtgagtgagtgagtgaagtgagtgagtgaagtgagtgagtgaagtgagtgagtgaagtgaGTGAGCGAatgagtgagtcagtgagtgagtcagtgagtgagtcagtgagtgagtcagtgagtgagccagtgagtgagtgagccagtgagtgagtgagccagtgagtgagtgagccagtgagtgagtgagccagtgagtgagtgagcgagcgagcgagtgagcgagtgagtgagtgagtgagtgagtgagtgagtgagtgagtgagtgagtgagtgagtgagtgagtgagtgagtgagtgagtgagtgagtgagccagTGAGTGAGccagtgagtgagcgagcgagcgagcgagtgagcgagcgagcgagcgagcgagcgagtgagtgagtgagtgagtgagtgagtgagtgagtgagtgagtgagtgagtgagtgagtgagtgagtgagtgagcgagcgagcgagtgagtgagtgagtgagtgagtgagtgagtgagcgagcgagcgagtgagtgagtgagtgagtgagtgaggaaactttattgcaggtccttcgaggacgcgaactcgtcgcgcacccggctagtcccacgtcgggaccggcaggtctagcccaccggccagATCGCGGGCACatcggacagccaggatttgcttgtctagagcggggctacgcggAAACGAGTCCCACTCTTCCTTGATGAGCTTGGGTATGTCGACGTTGTGTCGACccgcattcccagagcatgtgcgctagggtggaggtctgcccgcaagacgggcaggcgtcgtcacgGATATATGCACTATGTAGTGGGCTTGTACTATGCGATTATACT encodes:
- the LOC126518309 gene encoding uncharacterized protein yields the protein MWLPCSETLNYTQQYLTMREVVQQLAESGRLRGLVYHGDVDMASPFLGGDWFVRSLGYESTSLYKMWHAGSIIAGFVQTFAKDITFATVKGAGHMVAMGKPKESLQMMSNFLSRSSFE